In the genome of Pempheris klunzingeri isolate RE-2024b chromosome 3, fPemKlu1.hap1, whole genome shotgun sequence, one region contains:
- the pus10 gene encoding tRNA pseudouridine synthase Pus10: MLPLKEKDKPVVQKLLSAGCCPRCVLRFCCVSVQAAYRRPRQDTLKELQAFISNTDNDKSTESTDENNKSHDAAVSDPPSKRAKLEPSAEEDDAAAVKPKDEESRVCVVCLGILQELCDTAQAVKISEAVKAEKYEFDTLVLSVSLPAQLCVREHSCWLHVKKELREKSIALDKDDVVQVKEAFKWIMQGLVAKELGGVAVVTRSMFEVGVEFTHPETDADCHFLASTCPDCFKPTKNKQSVFTRMAVVKALEKIADAKFLKHSPCPPARPSSSCTPQGVQCLHVSVFVAGRYNKFCRSLPQTPWVIDGERRMESSVEELIAAPVVSSFRADGFNFSSSGREDVDVRTLGNGRPFAMELLNPHKSRLNKVEMKQLQETINESSDKIRVRDLQIVTREAMSRMKEGEEEKTKSYTALVWTQKPIQREDIAFIDDIKDLTLDQKTPLRVLHRRALAVRQRVVHTMTTRFLDSHHFHLGLKTQAGTYIKEFVHGDFGRTKPNLCVLLKTDTDILELDVESVDVDWPPPIPE; the protein is encoded by the exons ATGCTGCCGCTGAAGGAGAAGGACAAACCCGTCGTCCAGAAGCTGCTGTCGGCCGGCTGCTGCCCTCGCTGCGTCCTCAGGTTCTGCTGTGTGAGCGTTCAGGCTGCCTACAGGCGGCCCCGACAG GATACGCTCAAGGAGCTCCAAGCTTTCATCAGCAACACAGACAACGACAAATCCACAGAATCCACAGACGAAAACAACAAGTCCCATGATGCAGCGGTGTCAGACCCACCGAGCAAAAGAGCTAAACTGGAGCCCAGTGCAGAGGAAGACGACGCTGCTGCAGTCAAACCGAAGGATGAAGAGTCGcgcgtgtgtgtggtgtgtttggggATCCTACAGGAACTCTGTGACACAGCCCAGGCcgtaaag ATCTCCGAGGCCGTGAAGGCAGAGAAGTATGAGTTCGACACCCTGGTGCTGTCGgtctctctgcctgctcagCTGTGCGTCCGCGAG CACTCCTGTTGGCTGCACGTGAAGAAGGAGCTGAG AGAGAAAAGCATCGCGCTCGACAAGGACGACGTCGTCCAGGTGAAGGAGGCCTTCAAGTGGATCATGCAGGGCCTGGTCGCCAAGGAGCTGGGGGGCGTAGCCGTGGTTACCAGG AGCATGTTTGAGGTCGGCGTGGAGTTCACTCACCCGGAGACAGACGCCGACTGCCACTTCCT TGCGTCAACGTGTCCTGACTGCTTCAAACCCACCAAGAACAAACAG TCGGTGTTCACCAGGATGGCGGTGGTCAAAGCTCTGGAGAAGATAGCTGACGCCAAATTTCTAAA ACACTCTCCTTGTCCGCCAGCACGGCCgagcagcagctgcaccccTCAGGGCGTCCAGTGTCTCCACGTGTCCGTCTTTGTGGCAG GGAGGTACAACAAGTTCTGCCGCAGCCTTCCTCAGACGCCCTGGGTGATCGAcggggagaggaggatggagtcGTCGGTGGAGGAGCTGATCGCAGCGCCCGTCGTGTCGTCCTTCAGAGCCGACG GATTTAATTTCTCCTCGTCTGGCAGGGAGGACGTGGATGTCCGGACTCTTGGAAACG GTCGGCCGTTTGCGATGGAGCTGCTGAATCCTCACAAATCCAGATTGAACAAAGTGGagatgaagcagctgcaggag accATCAACGAGTCATCAGACAAAATCCGGGTGAGAGACCTGCAGATAGTAACCAG AGAGGCCATGAGCCGGATGAAGGAGGGCGAGGAGGAGAAAACCAAGTCGTACACGGCGCTCGTCTGGACCCAGAAGCCCATTCAGAGAGAAGACATCGCCTTCATCGACGACAtcaag GATCTGACTCTGGACCAGAAGACTCCTCTGAGGGTTCTGCACCGGCGGGCGCTGGCCGTCCGTCAGCGAGTCGTCCACACGATGACCACCCGCTTCCTGGACTCCCATCACTTCCACCTGGGGCTGAAGACGCAGGCCGGGAC TTACATCAAAGAGTTCGTCCACGGAGACTTTGGTCGCACCAAACCCaacctgtgtgtgctgctgaagACGGATACGGACATCCTGGagctggacgtggag TCTGTGGATGTGGACTGGCCTCCGCCCATACCAGAGTGA